A genomic stretch from Lathyrus oleraceus cultivar Zhongwan6 chromosome 2, CAAS_Psat_ZW6_1.0, whole genome shotgun sequence includes:
- the LOC127122982 gene encoding uncharacterized protein LOC127122982 — protein sequence METLQALQAQVLQLQKDNERYRCMEKCSSQLKETSEKASINCQNKFPEGISSCQLYLSSPTYRLVGKGKVHNTSGDLLHHRSLPDGHLKVSVDVVLDKDALLPIPDIVSETTLLRDAIGSFVAWPLDLIFIDDETPTKPASKDKGILRHNESVASQKEVFAQGSQQLSQKIGSRQKNKRDLPVTYLPKKGAFVPRYQISLETLVDSSDMATAGAIRLLDMEEDIFGYSCTETIGKEDLEHIFRHQELGVGVIHTYIRFLYDNFMRGNDQLSNRFRFVSSSLVNKALICREPDSCREYLVKRFMASSTNNLYLWPYNSGCHWLLLAIDPLKEVVYFLNSIDGEWTNYPDMKQLVDTSIKVFRSQRQARVPRTKSSNITWIKVQVL from the exons atggAGACGTTGCAGGCATTACAAGCGCAAGTTCTTCAATTGCAAAAGGATAATGAGAGATATAGGTGTATGGAAAAGTGCAGTTCACAGTTGAAAGAAACTAGTGAGAAAGCCAGTATCAATTGTCAAAAtaaatttcccgag ggcatttcatCTTGTCAGCTATACTTATCGTCACCGACTTATCGCctagttggcaagggaaaagtgcacaacacttcgggaGATTTACTTCACCATAGATCGCTCCCGGATGGACACCTTAAAGTATCGGTTGATGTTGTATTAGATAAGGATGCGTTGCTACCGATACCTGACATTGTTTCAGAGACAACATTGCTGCGAGATGCAATAGGATCATTTGTTGCATGGCCCTTGGATCTCATTTTCATTGATGATGAG ACGCCTACAAAACCCGCATCTAAGGATAAAGGGATTTTGCGGCACAACGAgtctgttgcatcacaaaaagaG GTATTTGCTCAAGGGTCACAACAACTGAGCCAGAAAATTGGTAGTCGACAGAAAAACAAAAGGGATCTTCCAGTGACTTATTTGCCAAAAAAAGGTGCTTTTGTGCCTCGATACCAGATATCTCTTGAAACACTTGTTGACTCATCAGATATGGCAACAGCTGGTGCTATTCGCTTACTGGATATGGAGGAAGATATCTTTGGTTATTCATGCACCGAAACAATCGGAAAAGAAGATCTGGAACATATTTTTCGGCATCAAGAATTAGGCGTCGGTGTTATACACACATACATCCG GTTCTTGTATGACAATTTCATGCGCGGGAATGATCAATTGTCAAACAGATTCCGTTTCGTGTCTTCCTCCCTGGTCAACAAAGCATTAATTTGTAGGGAACCGGATTCATGTAGAGAGTACTTAGTCAAGAGATTCATGGCCAGCAGTACAAACAACTTGTATCTTTGGCCGTATAATTCAGG GTGTCACTGGTTGTTGCTTGCTATTGATCCTTTAAAAGAAGTGGTATATTTTCTGAATTCGATAGATGGTGAATGGACAAATTATCCGGATATGAAGCAATTAGTTGATAC atCAATAAAAGTGTTCCGATCTCAAAGACAAGCTCGAGTACCACGTACTAAATCCAGCAACATTACGTGGATAAAAGTGCAGGTACTTTAA